One Nostoc sp. UHCC 0302 DNA window includes the following coding sequences:
- the lhgO gene encoding L-2-hydroxyglutarate oxidase translates to MYDFAIIGGGIVGLSTGLALGKRYPNARILILEKESQLAFHQTGNNSGVIHSGIYYKPGSFKAKFCRDGSRSMVEFCQEHGIEHEICGKVIVATEEQELPRLESLLKRGLENGLEVQRISPEAVREIEPHVSCVGGIRVSSTGIVNYKQVCLKYAELIQKQGGDLRLNTKVLKISRSGKNQVVETNKGNFETQVIVNCAGLHSDRIAKLGQVEPQAKIVPFRGEYYELTPEKRYLVKTLIYPVPNPDFPFLGVHFTRMIDNSVHAGPNAVLSLKREGYKKTDFDFKDFAEVITYPGFWKLAAKHAPEGIQEIIRSFSKAAFVRSLQKLIPEVQAEDLVPTHAGVRAQALMNNGSLVDDFLIVQGENSIHVCNAPSPAATSSLEIGKAIVAQIAQLSHLETVATK, encoded by the coding sequence ATGTATGATTTTGCGATTATAGGTGGGGGAATAGTTGGACTTTCTACGGGGCTGGCTTTAGGCAAACGCTATCCCAACGCACGTATTTTAATACTAGAAAAAGAGAGCCAGCTAGCATTTCACCAAACTGGCAATAATAGCGGCGTGATTCATTCTGGTATTTACTACAAACCAGGGAGTTTCAAAGCTAAGTTTTGTCGTGATGGTTCTCGCTCAATGGTAGAGTTTTGCCAAGAGCATGGAATTGAACATGAAATTTGCGGTAAAGTAATTGTTGCAACAGAGGAACAAGAGTTACCTCGCCTAGAAAGCCTCTTGAAACGCGGCTTAGAAAATGGACTAGAAGTCCAGAGAATCAGCCCAGAAGCAGTCAGAGAAATTGAACCTCATGTTAGCTGTGTAGGTGGAATTCGCGTATCTTCAACTGGTATTGTTAATTACAAGCAAGTTTGTTTGAAATATGCTGAGTTAATCCAAAAGCAGGGGGGAGATTTACGCCTCAATACAAAAGTTCTAAAAATCTCCCGAAGTGGTAAAAATCAGGTAGTAGAAACTAATAAAGGCAACTTTGAAACGCAGGTTATAGTCAACTGTGCTGGATTGCATAGCGATCGCATTGCTAAACTAGGTCAAGTTGAACCACAAGCCAAAATCGTCCCATTTCGGGGGGAATATTACGAACTCACCCCAGAAAAACGCTACCTGGTCAAAACTTTAATCTACCCAGTTCCCAATCCCGATTTTCCTTTCTTGGGTGTCCACTTTACCCGGATGATTGATAACAGCGTTCATGCAGGGCCAAATGCAGTTCTCAGCCTGAAGCGCGAAGGTTATAAAAAAACCGACTTTGACTTCAAAGATTTTGCTGAAGTCATCACCTATCCCGGTTTCTGGAAACTAGCAGCAAAACACGCGCCTGAAGGCATTCAAGAAATCATTCGTTCTTTTAGCAAAGCAGCTTTTGTAAGAAGTTTGCAAAAACTGATTCCAGAAGTCCAAGCCGAGGATTTAGTTCCCACCCATGCGGGAGTCCGCGCTCAAGCTTTAATGAACAATGGCTCGCTGGTAGACGACTTTTTGATTGTTCAAGGTGAAAATTCTATTCATGTTTGCAATGCGCCTTCGCCTGCTGCCACTTCTTCTTTAGAAATCGGCAAAGCGATTGTCGCCCAAATTGCCCAACTGTCGCATCTAGAAACGGTAGCAACTAAATAG